A single region of the Halopiger xanaduensis SH-6 genome encodes:
- a CDS encoding Na(+)/H(+) antiporter subunit D yields MTLGIGLELELLSMAYPPLLVFAAALLVLVLPRLAGFTVGALSLAAVLAISLVAPGGEHLGGTFLGFEVVPFYVDEFARMVGLGLGFLGICSVIYAYSSEASKELTAFALAYVASSIGAAFAGDWLVLLFMWELMAVTSTLVVWHYGGEAVRAGFRYAVFHGTGGVLVMLAVAVHYVEVGSFLYAANEGIASGIPELLAVLGMGVNVAFIGFHSWLPDTYPRPHIAASVFLSVYTTKTSAFVLYRAFPIGAESDLGIYIAYMGGLMSVYGATFALLQHDMRALLSYHIQAQLGYIVAGIGMGAWMVESELATAGAMSHLFNNILFKSLLFMAVGVVIYRTGEEDLYNLGGLWREMPLTAIGFGLGALSITAIPGFNGYVSKGMLFDAADPHYYGVDEFGALYWLLWLGAIGTLLSFIKLGYYVFFHGESDISVPDAKPGQTVAMLGLGGACLLFGVWWQGLADLAPTLHGADGHFAFAYPGGGESELHPYSPGHLETAGILTGIALVTFAIVRKPLSKLDLPDPASFVYPAGYYLGRWSMIATTELYALVDAIVVAGVKRCYWIGNNPVLAVNAAARRMPLVDADERRPADGGRPSTLHLRMGIGTTVFVLTLVLTVILWLLV; encoded by the coding sequence ATGACGCTCGGAATCGGACTCGAACTCGAACTGCTCTCGATGGCCTACCCGCCGCTGCTCGTCTTCGCGGCGGCGCTGCTCGTGCTCGTACTGCCCCGGCTCGCCGGCTTTACCGTCGGCGCGCTCAGTCTCGCGGCCGTGCTGGCCATCTCGCTGGTCGCACCCGGCGGCGAGCATCTGGGCGGCACCTTCCTCGGCTTCGAGGTCGTCCCGTTCTACGTCGACGAGTTCGCCCGGATGGTCGGGCTCGGCCTCGGCTTCCTCGGGATCTGCAGCGTCATCTACGCCTACTCGAGCGAGGCGAGCAAGGAGCTAACCGCATTCGCGCTCGCGTACGTCGCCTCCTCGATCGGGGCGGCCTTCGCCGGCGACTGGCTCGTACTCCTGTTCATGTGGGAGCTGATGGCCGTGACGAGCACGCTCGTCGTCTGGCACTACGGCGGCGAGGCGGTCCGAGCCGGCTTCCGGTACGCCGTCTTCCACGGTACGGGCGGCGTGCTCGTGATGCTGGCTGTCGCGGTCCACTACGTCGAGGTCGGCTCCTTCCTCTACGCCGCCAACGAGGGAATCGCGAGCGGGATTCCGGAACTGCTCGCGGTGCTCGGGATGGGCGTCAACGTCGCCTTCATCGGCTTCCACAGCTGGCTGCCCGACACCTACCCGCGGCCCCACATCGCGGCGTCGGTGTTCCTCTCGGTCTACACGACCAAGACGAGCGCCTTCGTCCTCTACCGGGCGTTCCCGATCGGCGCCGAGAGCGACCTCGGCATCTACATCGCGTACATGGGCGGCCTGATGTCCGTCTACGGCGCGACCTTCGCTCTGCTGCAACACGACATGCGGGCGCTCCTCTCGTACCACATCCAGGCCCAGCTCGGCTACATCGTCGCCGGGATCGGGATGGGCGCCTGGATGGTCGAGAGCGAACTCGCCACCGCCGGCGCCATGAGCCACCTGTTCAACAACATCCTGTTCAAGAGCCTGCTGTTCATGGCCGTCGGCGTCGTCATCTACCGCACCGGCGAGGAGGACCTCTACAATCTGGGCGGGCTCTGGCGCGAGATGCCCCTGACCGCGATCGGCTTCGGCCTCGGGGCGCTCTCGATCACCGCGATTCCGGGCTTCAACGGCTACGTCAGCAAGGGGATGCTCTTCGACGCAGCCGATCCCCACTACTACGGGGTCGACGAGTTCGGGGCGCTGTACTGGCTGCTCTGGCTCGGCGCGATCGGCACCCTCCTGTCGTTCATCAAGCTCGGCTACTACGTCTTCTTCCACGGCGAGAGCGATATCTCGGTCCCCGACGCCAAGCCCGGACAAACGGTCGCGATGCTCGGCCTCGGCGGCGCCTGCCTGCTTTTCGGCGTCTGGTGGCAGGGACTGGCCGACCTCGCGCCGACGCTCCACGGTGCCGACGGTCACTTCGCGTTCGCGTATCCGGGCGGTGGCGAGAGCGAACTCCATCCGTACAGCCCGGGCCACCTCGAGACGGCGGGGATCCTGACGGGAATCGCGCTGGTCACCTTCGCGATCGTCCGCAAACCGCTCTCGAAGCTCGACCTGCCGGATCCGGCGTCGTTCGTCTACCCGGCGGGGTACTACCTCGGCCGCTGGTCGATGATCGCGACGACCGAGCTGTACGCCCTGGTCGATGCGATCGTCGTCGCAGGCGTCAAGCGCTGCTACTGGATCGGCAACAACCCGGTGCTCGCGGTCAACGCGGCCGCTCGCCGGATGCCGCTGGTCGACGCTGACGAGCGCCGTCCCGCCGACGGCGGCCGCCCGTCGACGCTCCACCTCCGGATGGGGATCGGGACGACCGTCTTCGTGTTGACGCTCGTGCTGACGGTGATCCTGTGGCTGCTCGTCTGA
- a CDS encoding proton-conducting transporter transmembrane domain-containing protein translates to MVADIRPLAAVLVSAVAIVLIVASHRRPNLREGWSVLAALAKFGLVASMLPGIMNGTVYEWSLYEATGIRFLEGLDFALRADPLGIFFALLASFLWIFTSFYAAGYMRGLDEHAQTRFFAAFAASLSSAVGIAFAANLVTIFVFYELLSLVTYPLVAHNEDDEARIAGRKYITYTFFGGGVFLLAGTVMVYWLTSLVQEPTLAFEAGGITALAEAAQAEPVYAQAAFFLLILGFGVKAALMPLHSWLADAMVAPTPVSGLLHAVAVVKSGAFGISRVILEVYGPGLIYDLPLDVPGIGEVGLNIPVALVAAFTLTAASIIAMRKDHLKRRLAYSTTAQLSYIVLGLSLLHPYAIVGALFHIPAHAFAKLTLFFCAGAIHVETHTDYISEMAGIGKRMPLTLSAFTIGAAGMAGLPPIAGFVSKFYMLIGTGDVGGSYWLFAGALLLSAVLNIGYFWPVVYTAFFESEDRHDAKPFLEFPRGGLVESYGDDAEAVADGGESETDRSEATDAADSVTAEETEPDAEDEDGDDDYEYAVDQYPSDADVPAGTGEQVSSIDHHGDHDDHLTGGPPAGRWPRRSPFAESTWLMLAPIAIIATGAVVLGIVPDHAVFLDLAVRIVEGVFGMPFDELEGVPFDQLLTEVSN, encoded by the coding sequence ATGGTTGCCGACATTCGCCCGCTCGCCGCCGTCCTCGTGTCGGCGGTCGCGATCGTCCTGATCGTCGCATCGCATCGCCGACCGAACCTCCGCGAGGGCTGGTCCGTGCTGGCCGCGCTCGCGAAGTTCGGCCTCGTCGCCAGCATGCTCCCCGGCATCATGAACGGCACCGTCTACGAGTGGAGCCTCTACGAAGCGACGGGGATCCGGTTCCTCGAGGGGCTTGACTTCGCCCTCCGCGCGGACCCGCTGGGGATCTTCTTCGCCCTGCTGGCGAGTTTCCTCTGGATCTTTACCTCGTTCTACGCCGCCGGCTACATGCGCGGGCTGGACGAACACGCCCAGACCCGCTTCTTTGCGGCCTTCGCGGCCAGCCTCTCGAGCGCCGTGGGGATCGCCTTCGCGGCGAATCTCGTGACGATATTCGTCTTCTACGAGCTGCTGTCGCTGGTGACCTACCCGCTGGTCGCCCACAACGAGGACGACGAGGCCCGCATCGCCGGCCGCAAGTACATCACGTACACGTTCTTCGGGGGCGGGGTCTTCCTGCTCGCGGGGACGGTCATGGTCTACTGGCTGACGAGCCTGGTGCAGGAGCCGACGCTTGCCTTCGAGGCCGGCGGAATCACCGCACTGGCCGAGGCGGCCCAGGCCGAACCGGTCTACGCGCAGGCCGCCTTCTTCCTGCTGATCCTCGGCTTCGGCGTCAAGGCCGCGCTGATGCCGCTACACTCGTGGCTCGCAGACGCGATGGTCGCGCCGACACCCGTCTCCGGGCTGCTCCACGCGGTCGCGGTCGTCAAGTCCGGCGCCTTCGGCATCTCGAGAGTGATCCTCGAGGTCTACGGCCCCGGGCTGATCTACGACCTGCCGCTCGACGTGCCCGGCATCGGCGAAGTCGGGCTCAACATCCCGGTCGCGCTCGTCGCCGCGTTCACGCTGACCGCGGCGAGCATCATCGCGATGCGCAAGGACCACCTCAAGCGCCGGCTCGCGTACTCGACGACGGCGCAGTTGTCGTACATCGTACTCGGACTCTCCTTGCTCCACCCCTACGCGATCGTCGGGGCGCTGTTCCACATCCCGGCCCACGCGTTCGCGAAGCTCACGCTGTTCTTCTGCGCCGGTGCGATCCACGTCGAGACCCACACCGACTACATCAGCGAGATGGCCGGCATCGGCAAGCGCATGCCGCTGACGCTGTCGGCGTTCACGATCGGCGCGGCCGGGATGGCCGGCCTGCCGCCGATCGCCGGCTTCGTCAGCAAGTTCTACATGCTGATCGGCACCGGCGACGTCGGCGGCAGCTACTGGCTGTTCGCCGGCGCCTTGCTGCTCTCGGCGGTGCTCAACATCGGCTACTTCTGGCCGGTCGTCTACACCGCCTTCTTCGAGAGCGAGGACCGCCACGACGCCAAACCGTTCCTCGAGTTCCCGCGGGGCGGCTTGGTCGAGTCGTACGGTGACGACGCGGAGGCCGTCGCCGACGGCGGCGAGAGCGAGACGGACCGTTCGGAGGCGACCGATGCGGCGGACTCGGTCACTGCGGAAGAAACCGAACCCGACGCTGAGGATGAAGACGGTGACGACGACTACGAGTACGCCGTCGACCAATATCCGAGCGACGCCGACGTGCCCGCGGGAACGGGCGAACAGGTCAGCAGCATCGACCACCACGGCGACCACGACGACCACCTCACCGGCGGCCCGCCGGCCGGCCGGTGGCCGCGTCGCTCGCCGTTCGCGGAGAGTACGTGGCTCATGCTCGCGCCCATCGCCATCATCGCGACGGGTGCGGTCGTGCTCGGGATCGTCCCCGACCACGCGGTCTTCCTCGACCTCGCGGTGCGGATCGTCGAGGGCGTCTTCGGGATGCCCTTCGACGAACTCGAAGGCGTTCCCTTCGACCAACTCCTGACGGAGGTGAGTAACTGA
- a CDS encoding proton-conducting transporter transmembrane domain-containing protein, whose translation MNSELLVPLFIVAPIIAATLPIALGLWFDRTGWPIAGLTTLGLFGGAVYLAREVYAGGEAVTHELGGYPRTYGIQLVADQFSMLIVLLITAVALGVLAFTRRGGPRGNTFYSAYLLLTGGLLGISLTGDVFNLFVFLEITSLATYALVASGDGPEAAVAALKYLILGTVAASMYLIGVAFVFMATGTLNMVELATEIPDADPTLIRAGFAFMIVGFATKVAQWPLHSWQPSAYERAPDGVTPLIAALVSTASAYAFGRLIVTVFEVDYLAAMPRAGPIVVTIGCVSVLAGTVLAVIQREVKRMLAYSSVSQFGLVLAAYGVVIAGQSETAFVGAAIHLVGHGLLKAGLFLGVALVATSYGARTVDEYAGLATDRPVAAGSIAVLLLALVGVPPGIGFVGKWYIAVGAVQSELWPVAAVIFLSTMLTLAYAARLLEKMYFTPPAAERPRPTGTAATDGGTDDDPSGPDTAPGTVDPAAAFRTKGSPDAVSFGMLAVVVVAALAAVALGFAGGTLADMLAPFLTEVFN comes from the coding sequence ATGAATAGCGAACTGCTCGTGCCGCTGTTTATCGTCGCGCCGATCATCGCCGCGACGCTGCCGATCGCGCTCGGCCTGTGGTTCGACCGCACGGGGTGGCCCATCGCAGGGCTCACCACGCTCGGGCTGTTCGGCGGGGCCGTCTATCTCGCACGCGAGGTCTACGCCGGTGGCGAGGCCGTCACCCACGAACTCGGCGGCTACCCCCGAACGTACGGCATCCAGCTCGTGGCCGATCAGTTCTCGATGCTGATCGTCCTGCTGATAACCGCCGTCGCCCTCGGCGTTCTCGCGTTCACGCGCCGCGGGGGCCCGCGCGGGAACACGTTCTACAGCGCCTACCTGCTGCTAACCGGCGGCCTGCTGGGTATCTCGCTGACCGGCGACGTGTTCAACCTGTTCGTCTTCCTCGAGATCACGAGCCTCGCGACCTACGCCTTAGTCGCCAGCGGCGACGGTCCGGAGGCGGCGGTCGCTGCGCTGAAGTACCTGATCCTTGGAACCGTCGCCGCCTCGATGTACCTGATCGGCGTCGCCTTCGTCTTCATGGCGACGGGGACGCTGAACATGGTCGAACTCGCGACGGAGATTCCGGACGCCGATCCGACGCTGATCCGGGCCGGCTTCGCGTTCATGATCGTCGGCTTCGCGACCAAGGTCGCCCAGTGGCCGCTGCACAGCTGGCAGCCCAGCGCCTACGAGCGGGCGCCCGACGGCGTCACGCCGCTGATCGCGGCGCTGGTCTCGACGGCCTCCGCCTACGCCTTCGGGCGGTTGATCGTCACCGTCTTCGAGGTCGACTACCTCGCCGCGATGCCCCGCGCGGGGCCGATCGTCGTCACGATCGGCTGCGTGAGCGTCCTCGCCGGCACGGTCCTTGCCGTGATCCAGCGGGAGGTCAAGCGGATGCTCGCGTACTCGTCAGTTTCGCAGTTCGGTCTAGTGCTCGCCGCCTACGGGGTCGTCATCGCCGGCCAGTCCGAGACGGCCTTCGTCGGCGCCGCGATCCACCTCGTCGGCCACGGCCTGCTGAAGGCCGGGCTCTTCCTCGGGGTCGCCCTCGTCGCGACGAGCTACGGGGCCCGCACCGTCGACGAGTACGCCGGCCTCGCGACGGATCGCCCGGTCGCCGCCGGCTCGATTGCCGTACTCCTGCTGGCGCTGGTCGGCGTCCCGCCGGGCATCGGCTTCGTCGGCAAGTGGTACATCGCCGTCGGCGCCGTTCAGTCCGAACTGTGGCCCGTCGCGGCCGTGATCTTCCTCAGTACCATGCTCACCCTCGCCTACGCCGCACGCCTGCTCGAGAAGATGTACTTCACGCCGCCGGCCGCCGAACGGCCCCGTCCGACGGGGACGGCCGCGACGGACGGCGGCACCGACGACGATCCGTCCGGACCCGACACCGCTCCCGGAACCGTCGACCCCGCCGCCGCGTTCCGCACCAAGGGGTCGCCCGACGCCGTCTCCTTCGGCATGCTCGCGGTCGTCGTCGTCGCCGCGCTCGCCGCCGTCGCGCTCGGTTTCGCCGGCGGGACGCTCGCCGATATGCTCGCCCCCTTCCTGACGGAGGTGTTTAACTGA
- a CDS encoding cation:proton antiporter subunit C: protein MTAALASKYAYVLLFVLLGIGLYMVIANENLVKKLIGVSLFQTAIFLFFVAMAYVEGGVSPVVPADGRVASPLPQVIVLTAIVVGIALTAVGLALVIRIYSEYGTLREDTLREVRADE, encoded by the coding sequence CTGACCGCCGCGCTCGCGTCCAAGTACGCGTACGTCCTGCTGTTCGTGCTGCTCGGAATTGGCCTCTACATGGTGATCGCCAACGAGAACCTCGTGAAGAAGCTGATCGGCGTGAGCCTCTTCCAAACGGCGATCTTCCTGTTTTTCGTCGCGATGGCCTACGTCGAGGGGGGCGTGTCGCCCGTCGTCCCGGCGGACGGCCGGGTCGCGAGTCCGCTCCCGCAGGTCATCGTTCTGACCGCCATCGTCGTCGGGATCGCGCTGACGGCGGTCGGGCTGGCGCTCGTGATCCGCATCTACTCGGAGTACGGGACGCTCCGCGAGGACACCCTTCGGGAGGTGCGTGCCGATGAATAG
- a CDS encoding MnhB domain-containing protein, producing MSNANADSVDDTYTESQVIMTAVKIIAPFTLTYGLFLVFHGADTPGGSFQGGTIVGVTILMLAFAFGIEPTRQWLRNGVLVGLATGGVAIFAGVGLAMMALGGNFLEYDRIYYVLGHKQKWGLEAIEVGGVSLIVSSVIVTLFFAMAAGFSPQDRSGTGGLEPTDSPATDSRAAEAEAEVSDDD from the coding sequence ATGTCAAACGCCAACGCAGACTCCGTCGACGACACCTACACCGAGAGCCAGGTGATCATGACCGCCGTCAAGATCATCGCCCCGTTCACGCTGACCTACGGGCTGTTCCTGGTCTTCCACGGCGCCGACACGCCCGGCGGGAGCTTCCAGGGCGGCACCATCGTCGGCGTCACGATACTCATGCTCGCCTTCGCTTTCGGGATCGAACCGACACGCCAGTGGCTCCGCAACGGCGTCCTCGTCGGACTCGCGACCGGCGGGGTCGCCATCTTCGCCGGCGTCGGGCTGGCGATGATGGCCCTCGGCGGGAACTTCCTCGAGTACGACCGGATCTACTACGTGCTCGGTCACAAGCAGAAGTGGGGCCTCGAGGCGATCGAGGTCGGCGGCGTCTCGCTGATCGTCTCGAGCGTCATCGTCACCCTGTTCTTCGCGATGGCGGCCGGGTTCAGCCCCCAGGACCGGAGCGGCACCGGCGGGCTCGAGCCGACCGACTCGCCCGCGACCGACTCGCGGGCCGCGGAGGCGGAAGCGGAGGTGAGCGACGATGATTGA
- a CDS encoding DUF4040 domain-containing protein: MIALAYALAIFILVTAIATALFRDVLSVIIVFGAYSLGMAILYTFLLAPDVAMTEAAIGAGVTTLLLLLTIARTTRPSTDRLVERIHVPAVVVVGALVVVLCATVLPEMYDVGDPNAPVWSNPDVTQYYIENTVDDTGVHNAVSAVLAAYRGFDTFGEAVVVFAAGISTLLVLNREVFA, translated from the coding sequence ATGATCGCGCTCGCCTACGCGCTCGCGATCTTCATCCTCGTGACCGCGATCGCCACGGCGCTGTTCCGGGACGTGCTATCGGTTATCATCGTCTTCGGCGCCTACAGCCTCGGGATGGCCATCCTCTACACGTTCCTGCTGGCCCCCGACGTGGCGATGACCGAGGCCGCGATCGGCGCCGGCGTGACGACGCTCCTGCTCCTGTTGACCATCGCGCGGACGACCCGCCCGTCGACCGACCGGCTGGTAGAGCGGATCCACGTGCCGGCGGTCGTCGTCGTGGGTGCGCTGGTCGTCGTCCTGTGTGCGACGGTGTTGCCGGAGATGTACGACGTCGGCGATCCGAACGCTCCGGTCTGGTCGAACCCCGACGTGACCCAGTACTACATCGAGAACACCGTCGACGATACGGGCGTCCACAACGCCGTCTCCGCGGTGCTGGCCGCCTACCGTGGGTTCGACACCTTCGGCGAGGCGGTCGTCGTCTTCGCCGCCGGCATTTCGACGCTGCTCGTGCTGAACCGCGAGGTGTTCGCCTAA
- the mnhG gene encoding monovalent cation/H(+) antiporter subunit G, protein MIEPVPLQSSLGPIRFWAIVVLLGFGVFFTLVSTVGVLRLPDIYARAHTASQTDTLGAGFALAAVALAFGWQQAAVYTVLLLFFIFITNPTAAHAIARSAAESGVEPLLAEESEAETEPASGDDADDPDTGAGPNPAPDGGAGTDGGETR, encoded by the coding sequence GTGATCGAGCCGGTCCCGCTTCAGTCCTCGCTCGGACCGATCCGGTTCTGGGCGATCGTCGTCCTGCTCGGGTTCGGCGTGTTCTTCACGCTCGTCTCGACGGTCGGCGTGCTCCGCTTGCCCGACATCTACGCGCGGGCCCACACCGCCTCCCAGACGGACACGCTCGGAGCCGGCTTCGCGCTCGCGGCCGTCGCGCTCGCGTTCGGCTGGCAGCAGGCGGCGGTCTACACCGTCTTGCTGCTGTTTTTCATCTTCATCACGAACCCGACGGCGGCCCATGCGATCGCCCGCTCGGCCGCGGAGTCGGGCGTCGAGCCGCTGCTCGCCGAGGAGAGCGAGGCCGAAACCGAGCCGGCGAGCGGCGACGACGCGGACGACCCCGATACCGGTGCCGGCCCGAACCCCGCGCCGGACGGCGGCGCCGGCACCGACGGAGGTGAGACCCGATGA
- a CDS encoding cation:proton antiporter — protein MTLGPLSGAGLEEIFLGAAAAFVVLAIAVFYRAIAGPTTQDRLLAVNVLGTNTVVILALLAAGLDQAWFLDVALIYALLNFLMSIAISKFTVDRGGVL, from the coding sequence GTGACGCTCGGACCGCTGTCGGGCGCCGGCCTCGAGGAGATTTTCCTCGGCGCAGCCGCGGCGTTCGTCGTCCTCGCGATCGCGGTGTTTTACCGCGCGATCGCGGGCCCGACGACGCAGGATCGCCTGCTCGCGGTGAACGTACTGGGGACGAACACGGTCGTCATTCTCGCCTTGCTGGCGGCCGGGCTCGACCAGGCGTGGTTCCTCGACGTGGCGCTGATCTACGCGCTGTTGAACTTCCTGATGTCGATCGCCATCTCGAAGTTTACCGTCGACCGAGGTGGTGTGCTGTGA
- a CDS encoding monovalent cation/H+ antiporter subunit E, protein MAAKRVLVPLSDTVTVRQTVGYAVRSGLEAADADAGADTDEPELEVHLVVALPYDADAPESQQHHDDAEQLLSRATNWVEEDAGGADVAVETAVLGTDELLFGPRDYAGVFGRYVDDNDVDRIVLDPEYSPGVTAPMLQPLERELEARNLPFDEAPVDRPARHQRLISGGETFDRLFATFAIAFGFYLVLGDPFYWFDLVTGAAVAGIVSIVLARVTFTYPLDRIQSPIRVVRFVIYIPYLLWEILKANIAVSAVILRPSMPIEPTLTRVNARVRSGLPLTALANSITLTPGTLTVRANNQQLLVHTLIPAAREDLFDGGLEKAIRFVFYGRESAAIASPRERDDAEIVGGDEL, encoded by the coding sequence GTGGCGGCTAAACGAGTCCTCGTACCGCTGTCGGACACGGTGACCGTCCGACAGACGGTCGGCTACGCGGTCCGGTCCGGACTCGAAGCGGCCGACGCGGATGCCGGCGCCGATACTGACGAGCCCGAACTCGAGGTCCATCTAGTCGTCGCGCTCCCCTACGACGCCGACGCGCCCGAGAGCCAGCAACACCACGACGACGCCGAACAGTTGCTCTCGCGCGCGACGAACTGGGTCGAGGAGGACGCCGGCGGCGCCGACGTCGCGGTCGAAACCGCCGTCCTCGGGACCGACGAACTGCTCTTCGGGCCCCGCGATTACGCCGGCGTCTTCGGCCGGTACGTCGACGACAACGACGTCGATCGGATCGTCCTCGACCCCGAGTACAGTCCGGGCGTGACCGCGCCGATGCTCCAGCCCCTCGAGCGCGAGCTCGAGGCGAGGAACCTGCCGTTCGACGAGGCGCCGGTCGATCGGCCCGCTCGCCACCAGCGGTTGATCAGCGGCGGCGAGACGTTCGACCGGCTGTTCGCGACGTTCGCGATCGCATTCGGCTTCTACCTCGTGCTCGGCGATCCGTTCTACTGGTTCGATCTCGTCACGGGCGCCGCCGTCGCCGGAATCGTCTCGATCGTCCTCGCTCGAGTGACCTTTACGTACCCGCTCGATCGGATCCAGTCGCCGATTCGCGTCGTTCGGTTCGTCATCTACATCCCGTACCTGCTCTGGGAGATCCTCAAGGCCAACATCGCGGTCTCGGCCGTCATCCTGCGGCCGTCGATGCCGATCGAACCCACGCTGACGCGGGTCAACGCCCGCGTCCGCAGCGGGCTCCCGCTGACCGCGCTGGCGAACAGCATCACGCTCACCCCGGGCACGCTGACGGTTCGGGCCAACAACCAGCAGCTGCTGGTCCACACGCTGATCCCCGCCGCCCGAGAGGACCTGTTCGACGGCGGCCTCGAGAAGGCGATTCGGTTCGTCTTCTACGGCCGGGAGTCGGCTGCCATCGCCTCGCCGCGCGAACGGGACGACGCCGAGATCGTCGGAGGTGACGAGCTGTGA
- a CDS encoding CbtB domain-containing protein: MTRAETVSDRIDTARADLSPTEIAVGLAFAAAIAFTLVFLQEPLVHDAMHNFRHAAGIVCH, encoded by the coding sequence ATGACACGGGCTGAAACCGTTTCCGATCGCATCGACACCGCACGGGCTGACCTGTCCCCGACGGAGATCGCCGTCGGACTCGCGTTCGCCGCCGCGATCGCGTTTACGCTGGTCTTCCTGCAGGAACCGCTCGTCCACGACGCGATGCACAACTTCCGGCACGCGGCCGGCATCGTCTGCCACTGA
- a CDS encoding CbtA family protein produces MLYDYLKRGVAAGLVAGLAYGLFVALVANPLSQHVEAVGHEHAHEHGHAHEHSHAVSELTTTVVSVGSGVLWAIFLGGVFAIALYFLEPALPGRDAAKAYVLAGAGFLTVSATPWLVLPPAAPGAEHLYGVQTRQALYLALVVVGAIVAAASVLAYRRTAPRHPLAGVVAGAAPLLAIGIALPLLTPTTVTHSGLSADLVAAYQGIVVLSQAALWALLAGAFGRLHDWESATTDVTAERTRDHATRDDRVANP; encoded by the coding sequence ATGCTGTACGACTACCTCAAGCGAGGGGTCGCCGCGGGGCTGGTCGCCGGCCTCGCGTACGGCCTGTTCGTAGCGCTCGTCGCGAATCCGTTGAGCCAACACGTCGAGGCGGTCGGCCACGAGCACGCGCACGAGCACGGCCACGCCCACGAGCACTCCCACGCCGTCTCGGAGCTCACGACGACCGTCGTTAGCGTCGGGAGCGGCGTCCTCTGGGCGATCTTCCTCGGCGGCGTCTTCGCGATCGCGCTGTACTTCCTCGAGCCGGCGCTTCCGGGACGGGACGCCGCGAAGGCGTACGTCCTCGCCGGCGCGGGCTTTCTGACCGTCTCGGCGACGCCCTGGCTCGTGCTGCCACCCGCAGCGCCGGGCGCCGAGCACCTGTACGGCGTACAGACGCGGCAGGCGCTCTACCTCGCGCTGGTCGTCGTCGGTGCGATCGTCGCCGCCGCGTCGGTCCTCGCGTACCGTCGGACGGCACCGCGACATCCCCTGGCTGGCGTCGTCGCCGGTGCGGCGCCGCTCCTTGCCATCGGCATCGCACTGCCTCTCCTCACGCCGACGACCGTCACTCACTCCGGACTCTCCGCCGACCTCGTCGCGGCCTATCAGGGAATCGTCGTCCTGAGCCAGGCCGCGCTCTGGGCGCTGCTCGCGGGCGCGTTCGGCCGGCTCCACGACTGGGAGTCGGCGACGACGGACGTGACTGCCGAGCGGACCCGAGACCACGCGACTCGAGACGACCGCGTCGCGAACCCGTAA